From one Dehalogenimonas sp. THU2 genomic stretch:
- the ltaE gene encoding low-specificity L-threonine aldolase has product MKTIDLRSDTITHPTREMREAMFRAEVGDDVFSEDPTVNRLEEISAELTGKEAAVFTPSGTMSNLIAVMSHTRHGDEIILGDRSHIFLNEAGGAAALGGVSLRTVPNNPDGTIDIDIIEGAVRGRNLHWPPSKLLCIENSHNFCGGAVLDVEYTTEAASAARRHGLSVHLDGARIFNAAVSLGVPVIELCEPVDSVCFCLSKGLSAPVGSVLCGSTEFINRARKLRKMVGGGMRQAGVIAAAGIVCLETCVERLAEDHRNAKSLAEGLSQIHGLDVERPETNIVMFGMPNSLPAAEFVKEAAAVGVKLIAVGPRRVRAVTHRMVTAEEIGEAVKLISGIVGVNR; this is encoded by the coding sequence ATGAAAACCATCGACCTGAGAAGCGACACGATCACCCACCCCACCCGGGAGATGCGGGAAGCCATGTTCCGCGCCGAAGTGGGGGATGACGTTTTCAGCGAAGATCCCACCGTCAACCGGCTGGAAGAGATATCCGCCGAGCTCACCGGTAAGGAGGCCGCGGTATTTACTCCCAGCGGCACCATGAGCAATCTCATTGCCGTGATGAGTCATACCCGCCATGGCGACGAGATCATCCTGGGTGACCGCAGCCATATCTTCCTGAACGAGGCCGGGGGCGCCGCGGCGCTGGGCGGGGTGTCGTTACGCACCGTACCTAACAATCCCGACGGCACCATCGACATCGATATCATAGAAGGCGCGGTGCGCGGCAGGAACCTCCACTGGCCGCCTTCCAAGCTTCTTTGTATCGAAAACAGCCACAATTTCTGCGGCGGCGCGGTGCTCGACGTGGAATATACCACCGAAGCCGCCTCGGCGGCCCGGAGGCACGGCCTGTCCGTGCATCTCGACGGCGCCAGGATATTCAACGCCGCCGTCAGCCTGGGCGTGCCGGTTATCGAACTGTGCGAACCGGTGGATTCGGTCTGTTTCTGCCTGTCGAAAGGGCTTTCGGCGCCGGTCGGCTCGGTACTGTGCGGCAGCACCGAATTCATCAACCGGGCGCGGAAATTACGCAAGATGGTCGGCGGCGGCATGCGCCAGGCCGGTGTCATCGCAGCTGCGGGCATCGTGTGTCTGGAGACGTGCGTGGAACGCCTGGCCGAGGACCATCGGAACGCTAAATCTCTAGCTGAGGGCCTGTCGCAAATTCACGGCCTCGACGTAGAGCGTCCGGAAACCAACATCGTCATGTTTGGCATGCCGAATAGCCTGCCCGCCGCCGAGTTCGTCAAGGAGGCTGCGGCGGTGGGGGTGAAGCTCATAGCTGTGGGGCCGCGCCGGGTGCGGGCAGTGACTCACCGGATGGTGACGGCGGAAGAGATCGGGGAGGCGGTGAAACTAATAAGCGGGATCGTGGGAGTCAATAGATGA
- a CDS encoding response regulator transcription factor has product MAKIVVVEDDSTLSELLKYNLGKEGFVVFTAADGNRGLEIIRREKPDVVITDVMMPGMDGFELTRLLRRESTAPILLLTARSEEIDRVLGLELGADDYLTKPFSMRELLARVKGMLRRGELARNQPLGGAGAGVLTSGNITLDPVRHVLTVGEKIVDLTPREFDLLFFLMTNRGQVFSRDSLLDRVWGYDYPGETRTVDVHIRWLRQKVEADPSNPAHLVTVRGVGYKFEE; this is encoded by the coding sequence ATGGCCAAGATAGTCGTCGTTGAAGACGACAGCACTCTTTCTGAATTGCTGAAGTACAACCTCGGCAAGGAAGGTTTCGTGGTGTTCACCGCCGCCGACGGCAACCGGGGGCTGGAGATCATCCGGCGGGAAAAGCCCGATGTGGTTATTACGGATGTCATGATGCCGGGCATGGACGGGTTCGAACTAACCCGCCTTCTCAGACGCGAGAGCACGGCGCCCATACTGCTGCTGACCGCCCGTTCCGAGGAGATAGACCGGGTGCTGGGGCTGGAGCTGGGGGCGGATGATTACCTTACCAAACCCTTTTCCATGAGGGAGCTGTTGGCGCGGGTCAAGGGGATGCTACGCCGGGGGGAACTGGCGCGCAATCAACCATTGGGCGGGGCCGGTGCGGGGGTGCTCACGTCCGGTAATATCACGCTCGATCCGGTCCGTCATGTATTGACCGTCGGGGAAAAAATTGTCGACCTTACGCCCAGGGAGTTCGACCTTTTGTTTTTTTTAATGACCAACCGTGGCCAGGTGTTCAGCCGGGATAGCCTGCTGGACCGGGTCTGGGGTTATGATTATCCGGGAGAAACCCGAACGGTGGACGTCCATATCCGCTGGCTGCGGCAAAAAGTGGAAGCCGATCCGTCCAATCCGGCGCATCTGGTAACGGTGCGCGGCGTCGGCTATAAATTCGAGGAGTGA
- a CDS encoding acyl-CoA thioesterase — MDHYKLILPEHLNHDGFLFGGNMLKWIDEFAYITANQEFPGNRFVTIALDNVSFHHPVAGGEIIRFDVNRVRLGQTSAQYNVKVFGTRRHACPETILFETRITFVAVDREGRKQPVKRPEDLYQPNQTGEAG; from the coding sequence ATGGATCATTATAAATTGATACTGCCGGAACACCTGAACCATGACGGTTTCCTCTTCGGCGGTAATATGTTGAAATGGATCGATGAGTTCGCCTACATCACCGCCAACCAGGAGTTTCCGGGTAACCGGTTCGTGACCATCGCACTGGATAACGTCTCGTTTCATCACCCGGTGGCTGGCGGGGAGATCATCAGATTCGATGTCAACCGTGTCCGACTGGGACAGACTTCGGCACAATATAACGTGAAGGTGTTCGGGACCCGGCGGCATGCCTGCCCCGAGACCATTTTGTTCGAAACCCGGATCACTTTCGTTGCCGTTGACCGCGAGGGCCGGAAACAGCCGGTCAAACGCCCGGAAGACCTGTACCAACCGAACCAAACGGGTGAGGCGGGATAG
- a CDS encoding PstS family phosphate ABC transporter substrate-binding protein translates to MKSQRFLKWLALPLVLALTLTASLTSCNDDTPPATTNPTGTVDTLSGNLDIIGSNTVTPVSTRWAEEFMKAHQNVNITVAGPGSSAGIAALINKTTTFAQSSRPIKQSEIDQAKAVGVTVVETKVALDALSVVVHPSNPVNTLSIEQLSDIYSGKVTNWSQVGGNNASIVVLSRDTNSGTYAYFLEEVVQKLIAGKQDKTIQYSTSAQLLPSTEVGITQVAQNPNAIFYSGLGYVNNTVKTLTIKKTAESAAVAPTLATAKDGSYPISRFLYYYTAGEPTGLTKAFIDYGLSAAGQKIVEEEGFVALK, encoded by the coding sequence TTGAAATCACAGCGTTTCCTGAAATGGTTAGCCCTGCCCCTGGTCCTGGCCCTTACCCTAACCGCAAGCCTGACTAGCTGCAATGACGACACCCCCCCCGCCACCACCAACCCAACCGGCACCGTCGATACCCTGTCCGGTAATCTCGACATCATCGGTTCCAACACCGTCACCCCAGTCAGCACCCGCTGGGCGGAAGAATTCATGAAAGCGCACCAGAACGTTAACATCACCGTGGCCGGTCCCGGCTCAAGTGCCGGTATCGCCGCTCTGATCAACAAGACCACCACCTTCGCTCAATCGTCTCGCCCCATCAAGCAGTCTGAGATCGACCAGGCTAAAGCCGTTGGCGTGACCGTAGTGGAGACAAAGGTCGCCCTGGATGCGCTGTCGGTGGTCGTTCATCCCAGCAACCCGGTAAACACCTTATCCATCGAGCAACTCTCCGATATCTACTCCGGCAAGGTTACCAACTGGAGTCAGGTCGGCGGCAACAACGCTTCCATCGTCGTCCTATCCCGAGACACCAACTCCGGCACCTACGCTTACTTCCTGGAAGAGGTTGTCCAGAAACTGATCGCCGGCAAACAGGATAAGACCATTCAGTACTCCACGTCGGCTCAACTCCTGCCCTCGACCGAGGTCGGCATCACCCAGGTAGCCCAGAATCCTAACGCCATCTTCTACTCCGGCCTGGGCTATGTAAACAACACCGTTAAGACGCTGACCATCAAGAAGACCGCCGAATCCGCCGCCGTGGCCCCGACTCTGGCCACCGCCAAGGATGGCAGCTACCCCATCTCCCGGTTCCTCTACTACTACACCGCCGGCGAACCCACCGGTTTGACCAAAGCCTTCATCGACTATGGCCTGTCTGCTGCCGGCCAGAAGATCGTTGAAGAAGAGGGCTTCGTCGCCCTGAAGTAG
- a CDS encoding methylglyoxal synthase, with protein MNNITLALIAHDNKKEEMLSLVKSHREELSKLSLVATRATGLLVQARTNLPVTLMQSGPMGGDQQIGSLVASGVVKAIIFLRDPLTVQPHEPDVTALLRVCDVHNVPLATNVATAEAVLHLIFEHPEVINEVSVRSRFLTGVISAL; from the coding sequence GTGAACAACATCACCCTGGCGCTTATAGCGCATGACAACAAGAAAGAGGAGATGCTCTCTCTGGTGAAGAGTCACCGCGAAGAGCTTTCCAAACTGTCCCTCGTAGCCACCCGCGCCACCGGCCTGCTTGTGCAGGCTCGCACCAACCTGCCGGTTACCCTGATGCAAAGCGGCCCCATGGGCGGGGACCAGCAGATCGGCTCTCTGGTAGCTTCCGGCGTAGTCAAGGCCATCATCTTCCTGCGGGACCCGCTGACCGTCCAGCCGCATGAACCGGACGTAACTGCCCTTTTAAGAGTCTGCGACGTCCACAACGTGCCGCTGGCCACCAACGTGGCTACGGCGGAAGCGGTGCTGCACCTCATCTTCGAGCACCCTGAGGTCATCAACGAAGTCTCAGTAAGGTCCCGCTTTTTAACCGGGGTCATCTCGGCCCTGTAG
- a CDS encoding ATP-binding protein → MTVQLLRRLIVIAVITIAVALTVVGMVRGFSTTLLVAGIAASVAVAVTIYLLVPSTTDDEVEIELAMKRLGGGESADKVRLVAIGELADLKHAFNEMSKSVGDRLKAITAERNRMDLVLAHVADAIFMINKHGEITHHNEAAVKMFNLGPKPNGRSFMEAVRNHELDDLLKKCLADGKRQDGTVDIRASRRHFGVTVTPLKNEPGAVMVVRDLTELKRLEKVRRDFVANISHELRTPVASLKLLAETLKDGALADPAVSADFLNRIAIEADKMGQLVEELGELSRIESGEAPLDKGPLDIGGVMHSVVERLRPQAERAELTISVEPALNLPLIKADAGRIEQVLMNLVHNSIKFTPPGGQVTLAAAARDKGIEVTIRDTGVGIAYDDLPRIFERFYKADKARSAGGTGLGLAIAKHIVQAHGGQIRAESEPGQGTAFHFTLPG, encoded by the coding sequence ATGACCGTACAGTTATTACGCCGCCTGATCGTCATCGCCGTCATCACTATCGCCGTTGCCCTCACGGTGGTGGGTATGGTACGAGGTTTTTCAACAACGCTGCTGGTGGCTGGTATCGCCGCCAGTGTGGCGGTCGCCGTCACCATTTACCTGTTGGTGCCTTCGACCACCGATGACGAGGTGGAGATAGAACTGGCGATGAAACGCCTGGGCGGCGGCGAATCGGCGGACAAGGTGCGCCTGGTGGCTATCGGCGAACTGGCCGACCTGAAACATGCTTTCAACGAAATGTCCAAGAGCGTCGGCGACCGGTTGAAAGCCATTACCGCCGAGCGCAACCGCATGGATCTGGTGCTAGCTCATGTAGCCGACGCCATCTTTATGATCAACAAACACGGTGAGATCACCCATCACAACGAAGCCGCGGTGAAGATGTTCAACCTGGGACCCAAGCCGAACGGGCGCAGTTTCATGGAAGCGGTGCGCAACCATGAACTCGACGATCTGTTGAAGAAATGCCTGGCCGACGGGAAAAGGCAGGACGGTACGGTGGATATACGTGCCAGCCGCCGTCATTTCGGGGTAACGGTAACTCCCCTCAAGAATGAACCCGGGGCGGTGATGGTGGTCAGGGATCTGACCGAGCTCAAACGATTGGAAAAAGTACGGCGCGATTTTGTGGCTAATATCTCCCACGAACTGCGCACCCCGGTAGCCTCTTTGAAGCTGCTGGCCGAGACGCTCAAGGATGGGGCCTTGGCCGATCCGGCGGTGTCCGCCGATTTCCTGAACCGCATCGCTATCGAAGCCGACAAGATGGGGCAACTGGTCGAGGAATTGGGGGAACTATCCCGCATCGAGAGCGGCGAAGCGCCGCTGGATAAAGGGCCGCTGGATATCGGCGGCGTCATGCACAGCGTTGTCGAGCGGTTGCGGCCCCAGGCCGAACGGGCGGAACTGACCATATCGGTCGAGCCCGCCCTCAATCTGCCGCTCATCAAGGCCGATGCCGGCCGCATCGAACAGGTGTTGATGAACCTGGTTCACAACTCCATCAAGTTCACCCCGCCCGGCGGTCAGGTCACCCTGGCCGCCGCCGCCAGGGATAAAGGGATCGAGGTCACCATCCGCGACACCGGTGTCGGCATAGCTTATGACGATCTGCCGCGTATCTTCGAACGTTTTTACAAGGCGGATAAGGCCCGGAGCGCCGGGGGCACCGGCCTGGGGCTGGCCATCGCCAAGCATATCGTCCAGGCTCACGGCGGCCAGATCCGGGCGGAAAGCGAGCCGGGGCAGGGGACTGCCTTTCATTTCACCCTGCCGGGCTGA
- a CDS encoding zinc ribbon domain-containing protein: MPIYDYKCRTCGEVFELLVSYTGKCGDFTCSACGGADLERQQSIPVVLKRCNPGGLTCCGSEQRCETSPCHSGGGGCHSH, encoded by the coding sequence ATGCCGATTTACGATTATAAATGCCGCACATGCGGCGAGGTGTTCGAACTACTGGTATCCTACACCGGAAAATGCGGGGATTTCACCTGTTCCGCCTGCGGCGGCGCCGATCTGGAAAGGCAGCAGTCCATCCCGGTGGTGCTCAAGCGTTGCAACCCCGGCGGCCTGACCTGCTGCGGCAGTGAGCAGCGTTGTGAGACATCACCCTGCCACAGCGGCGGCGGTGGTTGTCACAGCCATTAA